AGTATTTTCCCGACAGCTTTTAAACACCTCACCGCCATGGGTGGAGGAAGTTTCTCTTATTCTTATGGTATGGTTTGGGTTTATAGGAATTGCCCTAGGGGTGAAGAAGGGAATTCATCTTAGTATAGAATACTTTGTAAGTTTATTGCCACCATCACTACAAAAAAATATTATAAAAATAGATCAACTATTTGTTTGTGGTTTTGGACTTTTTTGTGCTGTTTATGGTACAAGGCTTGTAAAGGCTACAGGAGGTTCCACCTTGCCAGCTACACAGTGGCCGGCCTCCATTAGTTATATGATGGTACCGGTTTGTGGTGTGATGATGATCTGCTATTCACTGGCGCAACTATTTGGAATAGAAGAAGATACTGATGAAACAACGATGAAAGAGGAGGTAGAACTATGATAAATGCACCTGCTATAACGCTATTACTGGTATCATTTTTAGTCTTATTAATTATAAAAGTTCCTATTGCCTTCTCATTAGGATTATCAACGATGGCTACAGCTTTGTATCTAGGAATACCTCCTATGGTGAT
The sequence above is drawn from the Clostridium formicaceticum genome and encodes:
- a CDS encoding TRAP transporter small permease; its protein translation is MKAIKKILNLSSKVLEYVGITFLVAMTLIVSYQVFSRQLLNTSPPWVEEVSLILMVWFGFIGIALGVKKGIHLSIEYFVSLLPPSLQKNIIKIDQLFVCGFGLFCAVYGTRLVKATGGSTLPATQWPASISYMMVPVCGVMMICYSLAQLFGIEEDTDETTMKEEVEL